In Miscanthus floridulus cultivar M001 chromosome 8, ASM1932011v1, whole genome shotgun sequence, the sequence AAATTCTCCAAAACCTCTATAATTATAGTGTTTTTGGACAAATTTTAAATTCTATAATTATAAtctttttaggatggagggagtagaccAAGCGGTGGCGCGTAGTCACTAGTCACACCTCCACAAAGTCGCCACCTCGGCACGGTAACGCATCCGATTCCGCGGAGCGCGGAGAGCCGCACGTCCAGGACAGGAGGGCAGCACCGCCAACAATCACCCACCCGAAGCAAGCGAGTCTGCGAGACGCGGCGACGCGCGGGCGGTGGCCCACCTGTCACCCTCCCGGGCGATGGCACGCAACGGAAACGGGAAGAAAGAGGGCGCTGCTGCGTCTGCGTGAACGCGGTCCACCGCATCCGTGGCCGCTGCCGTGCCGAATCCGCGGACCGAGCGGTCCTGTGGACCTGGTGCCGCCGCCTCTACGCGACCCGGATCCGGTAGCGGCCCTATAAATACGCGGCCTGGCCCGTCTCTCCTTTCTCATCGCAGCCCCACCGCGTTGTTGGTTAGAAAAAGAATCGATCCCATCTCTTCGGTGCGAGAGAGAAATCTAGGCCGCCGCCTCCTTTTTCTTCGGTGAGAGGAGAACAGGGAGGAAGGAAGGGATTTCTTGGTTCCCCGCCCTCCCTCGGATTGGGAAATCTCTCGACTGACGAGCAGCAGAATTTCTCGAGGTCGCTGGTTGCAGCGAGGTCCGGGCCTTCGTGGGATTGTAAGAATCTCTGCCCCCCACCTGTTCTTTGTTGTGCGATCTGATCCAGTATGATGTTTGTTTGGTCTGGTCTTTGATTATGCTGGGTTTCCTGAGAAACCCTAATCCTTTGGTAGATGTAGATGGTTAGGAAATCACTACCTGATTTGTGACGGAGCATGGTTAGGGAATTACTACTTAATTTGTGACGGAGGATTAGATAGGAGATGGGGATTATATATTTCCAGGGTACCTATATTTCTTTGCTATGGTGTTAGGATCATTTAATCATCTCAATTATTCGTTTCGTCGGAGAATATGCTAATTTTGGATAGCACCTGGCGTCTGGGTTATGTACATGTGGTTCTAGTTTCTCTGATCTGTATATGTGGTTGTATCAGAGCCTTTGTCCAGCCCGTAACTTTGGTATAGATTGTGTCTGTATAGTGTATGCCTCATTGATTTCTCAATTATGCTTCGGTTATTATAAGAATTTCTTTTTCGTCCGTTATTAATTTTCTTTTGTAATTTGTAATATATGTACGCCCTTAAATCCCTAGAATCTGGAGAAAGTCTTAAATGTAAATCACTAATTCTTCAAAGATGCTAGTGGAATCATTCTCTGATTTTATGGCTCATGACATATGTTGAAAAGATGGATATTTCCTTCCCATCATAGTAACTCAAAACAGTACTCATCAGTTCTTTGGTTCTTCTCTGCAGTGAAAATTGGACGTTCTAATGGAGTCCAAGGGTGGCAAGAAGAAGTCTAGCAGTAGTCGTTCCTCCCTGATGTACGAAGCTCCCCTTGGCTACAGCATTGAGGATCTCCGCCCTGCAGGCGGCATCAAGAAGTTCTCTGCTGCTTACTCGAACGTATGTACCAAGAAATTCGCTTCTTTCTACGTTCAGTTGCAGTTCTTATTTATGATATGGTGCTTACAATTGGATCGTTTCATCTCTTGCAGTGCGCGAGGAAGCCATCCTGATAGCTCTCTCGTCAGCCCCTTCCTAGTAGCTTAGAAACCACCTGCATTTTCATTTTGATCTTCCTAAAATCTCTCTGGCTAGCTGCTTTCGAGTGACCAAAAGATTTCAAGAAACCACTTCCTTGCTTCCTCCCCCGGCTGTCTGTCATCTTGCTCTGAAACAATGGCAGTCCTGCAAGTTGCTGCTGCTGCCCCTCCCCCTGTCTCTGCGATTGGGTTTGAGGGATATGAGAAGCGCCTTGAGATCAGCTTCTCTGAGGCACCTGTCTTCGCTGACCCCAACGGAAGGGGACTGCGTGACCTCTCGCGTGCCCAGATTGACTCTGTTCTCGACCTTGCGCGGTGCACCATTGTGTCCGAGCTCTCAAATGAGGACTTTGACTCTTATGTCTTATCTGAGTCAAGCCTGTTTGTCTACCCATACAAGATGGTGATCAAGACCTGTGGGACTACAAAGCTTCTGCTCGCTATTCCGAGGATCCTTGAGCTTGCTGAAGAGCGCTCGTTGCCACTTGCTGCAGTTAAATACTCCCGTGGGACATTCATATTCCCTGATGCACAGCCATCCCCACACAAGAACTTTGCTGATGAGGTTACCTTCCTGAATCGCTTCTTTGGTGGCCTCAAGTCCGGTGGTAATGCTTATGTGATTGGTGATTCTGCGAAGCCTGGGCAGAAGTGGCACGTCTACTATGCCACTGAGCGCCCTGAGGAGCCTGTTGTTACTCTCGAGATGTGCATGACTGGGCTGGACAAGAAGAAAGCTTCTGTCTTCTTCAAGACCTCTGCTGATGGTTACACATCGTGTGCTAAGGAGATGACCAAGCTCTCTGGTATCTCGGACATTATCCCAGAGATGGAGATCTGTGACTTTGATTTCGAGCCCTGTGGATACTCCATGAATGCTGTTCATGGCCCTGCTTTCTCGACCATTCATGTGACCCCAGAGGACGGCTTCAGCTATGCAAGCTATGAGGTCATGGGCTTCAACCCAGGCTCTTTTTCTTATGGTGACCTGGTTAAGAGGGTGCTGAGGTGCTTTGGCCCAGTTGAGTTCTCTGTTGCCGTGACTATCTTCGGTGAGCGGGACAACGCAAAGACCTGGGGGAAGAAACTGGATGCTGAGGCCTATGCCTGCAGCAACATGGTTGAGCAGGTTCTGCCGTCTGGTGGCTTGCTCATCTATCAGAGCTTCACTGCTACGGGTGAAACCACCCCTGGGTCGCCGAGGTCAGTCCTGCATGACTTCGCTGGTGACATTGTCAAGAATGGCTCAGTGTGGGGTGAGCCTGACGCTCCCTGCTGGGAACCTGATGCTGTTGATGAGAGCGAGGAAAGAGAGGTAAAGAAGATGAAATGCTGATGCTGTGATGCGCTACGCTGAAGGTTGACGACAAATCAGAGTTAGAGTTGCTGCCCCTGGTTATCTTGTGAAGCAGCCAAGCCAGATTATTTATGCTACATAACCTGTGCTATTGTGATGTGGCACATGCTTATATTTGCAAAATAAAGAGCTCTAGGTGGTTAGCTTTTGTCTGCCACAGTGAGCAGTGTACTCATATTATTGTGTTTCTGAACTGTATGAATCTAAATAGAGTCTTCTGTTCGATACAATTTGAATAATGTCTTTTCATGTGATCTGTTGGCATCTGCGTTTCATGATTCATGTTGGTGACATACAAGTATAACATCACTCAGTTACTTTCCCTTTCAGTGATTATTTCATTCGAAGATTCTTATATTCAAGCAATCTGGGTGATGACTTCGTTTCTCAGCATGCTATTTAGTCCTTTCTAAaggaaaatgaaaagaaaaaactaAGGTGAAATCTATATGTGCTACGAATATTAATAGATTAATAGGCATCTAAATTCGACTCACGAGGACTTGGGTGGTATAGATTTGGAATCGTATAGCGAAATTGGCATCTAAATCACGAGGACTTGGGTGGTATAGATTTGGAATTGTATTGCGAAATTGGCATCTAAATCTAGGTGTCACTGATACTGATAACTGACGTTTTGGAATTGGAAATTTGGAATCGGACTGGCCGCTATGCCACCTGCCAACCTGTGGTTGTGGAGGGTACTGGGGAATCCTCAGACAGCATCGCCCGTGGTCACTGGCTTGCTGGAATCAGACAGATTGAGATGGGGCACTTATCGTGTTCGCTGGAGATGGGATTATTGGGGGGGCAACTTGCCCGGCAAAGTTGATTGCATTATGCGAGACCGCATTTAGCGTCTTCTCTTGGGACGTACGTGGAGCTTTTtagcgtgttcgctggttggtgctggtgctggtttgggctagctggtgctggtttttttttagagaaaaatactattgactggttgaataagcctggctgaaatcAGCAAGCGAAAAGGGTGTTTATCTGAACTGAGCCGCGAGGCACATGGTGGTGCCGGCCTGCCGAGTCAAAACGATTTCTTCTTTGTGCTGCCTTGTTCTCGAGATCTCGACTGCCGGCCTCGGGAGTCTGGAATTTTCTTGGGTCATGAGTAGGAGAAAAGTAACGGAGAACAGCTCAGCGTAGTGATCCGCAGCAGGTTCCAATGCGACCTGCCAACGTAAACTTGCCCTTGTTGGCGACCACCGACCAGAGAGGGACGCAATTCATCTATCCAAGTCAATCTTAGACACTACAGGAAACGGTGCAGGATCATCACTCCTTCCGTGCAAGGATTACCTTCAGTGTTTCAAGCAGTCAGTTTCCTAGTTGCGCAATGTTAATCACCTTTTGTGTCAAACTGATGGTCAGCTATGCGCTCTAGCACGCCTAGGCAGCTAGGACTTTCTCTTGTTACTTCCTGATACATATAATAAATGGGGGGTAGCATTCTCCCAGAAGGGAAGATTTGGGTCATGTTTTAAGCCATGTTAACAGGGACTATTAAGTTTTGTAACATCATCTCACATAAAAGGGCAGCAGCAAACATTACATAAAGCTCAAACATTTGTTTCATCAGAAAATTTGGGTACATGTTTCCGCAAACTACCACCTGTAAACTGACTGAATTCCCTATGAAATCAAATAATGAATGTTGCAGTTTACAACAACATAGATGAACAATGTGAAAGAATCGTTTCCAACCAATGCATGTAAAGAATGTACCATGAAATTATTATACAGGACAAGCTTTGCTCTTTTAGCAGGGGCTCAAGGAAGGGCAGTCAGATATCCGCAGCAGGAACTTCACTCATCGATGTTGGCATGCTTGTTGAGGATGCCTCGAGGGATGTTCTCTTCTTCTTGCGGGCCCAGCATAGCCGGCTAATTTTCCTTTTGCTTCTCAGGTTAAAAGAGACCTCTATACAGTTGGTCCAGGGTAACAAATGATTTATTGGCTTCAATCTTGGAGCTTCTTGTTGTGTGGACGAATTTTCTCGCAACTGCCCTTGCAGTGCTGCAGTAGCAAGAATGCTTTGAATTGGGTTCTTTATTTGGCTGCCCAGGTATCCCTGGCAGTTCACTGCCTCGCAATGGCACTTCACTTTCTCTCCAAAATGCACAAacctataaataaaaaaaagcaaATAATTGTCGCTTAAACCAAACAGGATAAAATGCAGCCCAGTTTCAGAGAATGTTGTGGCCTCTGAATATAATCCTGGCCAGTCGAAAACTGAGGAAAAGTATGCCAATGTCTGGGTTAGCGAACCCAAGAGCAGTATAGCTGAGAGCCAAGACCAACAAAACTTTTATCTTGGTTTCAGGCGGGTAAATGTGGAAACATCCACCACAAGTCGACAACAATTTAGCCACATGAAACAGGCTATCTATAGCatctttgaaaaattcaaaagctGTTTGAACTAAAGAGAAGTCTAGTTTTATCCTGGCCTATGCTTGTAAGctttattcaaaatttgacatgacCAAGTCATTGAAAAAGGGACTTCATGATGCATGCAGGTCATAGAGCGAAAGAACCTCCAGAAAGTTAATAAAAGATATCGTAGTCTCTGGTACTAAAGTTTGCACGTATGATTCACCACACAAAAAGGTAAAGAAATAGTTCTAAGGCCTGAGGTTTTAGGTGGGGAAACTATTGATCACGTGATAACACTACGAGCAGGCACAGATGCTAGTTTGATAATTTTGATGCCACCTGCTCAAACTAGATTTACAGACTTATAGCTTCATGTGTCACTGCAATCAGCTTATTGCAGGGAGGCATCATCTTGGTACCAAGTATACTTGTAAGTAACTTGTAGCCTCTCGACATTGAAAGAACACTTCCCTCTATTTTTCATTTACCTGTCACCAATAATTTATTGTGGCAACATTGACCATCCATTTTTTTTCTACAAAATGTTTTCACATAGTTCATAATATGTAATACGAAAAAATTATACTTCACGACAAATCATATGGATATGAAAATTTGAAGTATCTAAAAACTCTTTAGGAAAAAGCTACAGTAAAGAGGTACTGTTAAGTAAATGAAAACGGAGGAAGTACATTTAGCCTTCTTAATTATGAATGCCTCTTTAATCTTTATAAGTGGAATAAAACAAAATAACTGTTTAAACTACCTGTAATCATAAGTTAAGGGCTCTCCAACCTTGATGGAACGTGAGGCAAAGACACCAACTCTTGTCTCACCATCAACCTGCCTGGCAAGGCCATAGAAACAATCAGGAACATGCTATAAAacgattttttttttgaagaacacATCATTACCATTTTTCGAGTTTACAGTTGGGCTCACAACTGTGATTTAGAAAACGTGACGGGTTTCCTTTAAATGTCGCATCTATTGTAAAATCTTTGCTGATTTCGCACATGTAGAAGTTTTTGTCACCACGATCTCTTATATCCCAAAGCCTTTGTTCACATGTCGCGTCATCAATGACTGAAACAATGTTTAAAAAGAGGCGAAAAGAATGTACATGAGACTTAACTGTGAAATAcaattagagcaactccaagagtttCTTTATACTCTTCCTAAttgataggaatagagattttggtgaaaaatacTCCCCAACAGCTTCTCTAATTAGATCTCCAAATATTGCTATCATCTATTccggatttctcgctagccaaagatagaGAGCCATATAGAGAAGCTGTTGGAGGGTGGAAAGATATAGAGAGCGATTTTTATTCAAAtggctctccaaatgatgatttagagagtgagtttaagaaagactcttggagatgctcttacagaAAAATTAGCACGTAAATCAGAAGCAAAGTGGCAAAAAAAAATCAGTAAACTTATGTCTCCATTGATCAAATGATTCCCAATATGATGGTACCATGCAGTGCCAGAGAATATGAACCATAAACGGAAAGGGAATAATAAAAGGTTAGCCATGATAGCTTATTTAACAACTAAAAGAACTTAAATTGTGTTAGAACATCCTCATGAGCTTTACTGGATTCATAATAGCAAGGATGATACTCCCTCTGCCCAATAATGGAAGGCATTTTTTATTTGAAAGCATCAAGTTTTGACCAATAATCAGTCAACTGCATCAATAGATTTGTGTTCAGATGATATGATTATGTAGAAATTGACCATATACTGAGAAAATAAAGGTCAAAATCTACTATAGGAGACTTATCTTCTAAAAAGTGTTGGACAAGAGTACTAACTTACTAATGGAATGGACCGCTGATAATGGAAAGTTCGAGAAATTTGGTTGG encodes:
- the LOC136477686 gene encoding S-adenosylmethionine decarboxylase proenzyme-like; protein product: MAVLQVAAAAPPPVSAIGFEGYEKRLEISFSEAPVFADPNGRGLRDLSRAQIDSVLDLARCTIVSELSNEDFDSYVLSESSLFVYPYKMVIKTCGTTKLLLAIPRILELAEERSLPLAAVKYSRGTFIFPDAQPSPHKNFADEVTFLNRFFGGLKSGGNAYVIGDSAKPGQKWHVYYATERPEEPVVTLEMCMTGLDKKKASVFFKTSADGYTSCAKEMTKLSGISDIIPEMEICDFDFEPCGYSMNAVHGPAFSTIHVTPEDGFSYASYEVMGFNPGSFSYGDLVKRVLRCFGPVEFSVAVTIFGERDNAKTWGKKLDAEAYACSNMVEQVLPSGGLLIYQSFTATGETTPGSPRSVLHDFAGDIVKNGSVWGEPDAPCWEPDAVDESEEREVKKMKC